One Sulfolobales archaeon genomic window carries:
- a CDS encoding transposase produces MIRAVMLRLLPDEVAEEGLRKLCDISSKLWNEVNYARRRMFFETKRVDLKQTYKEFYERYKKLIGSATTQQVLNKNDEAWRGFLSSLKAKREGRLPPFITRVNPPGYRKRGKIRILWSVLRNDQYRVDGGYIVIKGLGAIGSIRVRYSGKIHIAGRQGRAEIHYDHDEEKWYIYVSYEVDRKVIRGSSFRIPLKLNGDKEAGIDIGINNLLAVYVDDGSALLVNGRPLKAISFYWRDKISSYQSTLNRYGLRSSKRLGRMYKRWRKQIKSYIDWAVRNTIEWLYNEGVKRIFIGHPKYASQEPNKGSKVNFEIVHIWSYGYLLRRLRDVAEEYGIEVEHVDEENTSRTCPICRTIENHERISRGLLKCYKHNIAFNADLVGAFNILAKKKAITPSPALYGVGVTRLRPGERLNQARAWDVAQTSPP; encoded by the coding sequence TTGATCAGAGCTGTGATGCTGAGACTACTGCCAGATGAGGTGGCTGAGGAGGGGCTGAGGAAACTATGTGATATATCTTCGAAGCTCTGGAACGAGGTTAACTATGCTAGGAGGAGAATGTTCTTCGAAACCAAAAGAGTAGATCTTAAGCAAACATATAAGGAGTTCTACGAGAGGTATAAGAAGCTAATCGGGTCTGCAACAACACAGCAGGTTCTGAATAAGAACGATGAGGCTTGGAGAGGCTTCCTCTCATCTTTGAAGGCTAAGAGGGAGGGTAGGCTACCACCATTTATAACAAGGGTTAATCCGCCTGGTTATAGGAAGAGGGGGAAGATCAGAATATTGTGGAGTGTCCTTAGAAATGATCAATATAGGGTTGATGGTGGATATATCGTGATAAAGGGCTTAGGTGCTATTGGATCTATAAGGGTTAGATACTCTGGGAAGATACATATAGCTGGGAGGCAGGGTAGGGCTGAGATACACTACGACCATGATGAGGAGAAATGGTATATATACGTATCATATGAGGTTGATAGAAAGGTGATCAGGGGTAGTAGCTTTAGGATCCCACTTAAGCTTAATGGAGATAAAGAGGCTGGCATTGATATAGGCATCAATAACCTCTTAGCCGTCTATGTTGATGATGGGTCTGCCTTATTGGTTAATGGGAGGCCTTTGAAGGCTATTAGCTTCTACTGGAGGGATAAGATCTCTAGCTATCAAAGCACCTTGAATAGATATGGTCTTAGGTCTTCTAAGAGGCTTGGGAGGATGTATAAGAGGTGGAGGAAACAGATCAAAAGCTATATTGACTGGGCTGTGAGGAACACAATAGAATGGCTATATAATGAAGGTGTTAAAAGAATATTTATTGGTCATCCGAAATATGCTTCTCAAGAGCCTAATAAGGGTTCTAAGGTTAACTTTGAGATCGTCCATATATGGAGCTATGGATATCTATTGAGAAGGCTTAGAGATGTTGCTGAGGAATACGGGATAGAGGTTGAGCATGTTGATGAGGAAAACACCTCGAGAACATGCCCAATATGCAGAACTATAGAGAATCACGAGAGAATATCAAGAGGGCTACTCAAATGCTACAAGCATAACATCGCATTCAACGCAGACCTCGTAGGAGCATTCAACATACTAGCTAAAAAGAAGGCCATAACCCCGAGCCCCGCACTATACGGGGTAGGGGTAACACGCCTAAGACCAGGCGAGAGGCTAAACCAGGCGAGAGCCTGGGATGTAGCCCAAACCTCCCCGCCCTAG
- a CDS encoding VapB-type antitoxin codes for MSVVISVRVREEVKRLLEESGIDIGEEVRRFLEELAWKVKIRRYIEKWDAILANVIPSEKGFSEASVREDRESH; via the coding sequence ATGAGTGTTGTTATTAGTGTTAGAGTTCGTGAGGAGGTTAAGAGATTGTTAGAGGAGAGTGGAATTGATATAGGAGAGGAGGTTAGGAGGTTTTTAGAGGAGCTTGCTTGGAAGGTGAAGATAAGAAGATATATTGAGAAGTGGGATGCTATTCTAGCAAATGTTATACCCAGTGAAAAGGGATTTTCAGAGGCATCGGTGAGGGAGGATCGTGAGAGTCATTGA
- a CDS encoding type II toxin-antitoxin system VapC family toxin — MRVIDPSSLIKYFSREEGWDRVRDLMRDGVITLDLAVKEVANALWKKVLTSSPL, encoded by the coding sequence GTGAGAGTCATTGACCCATCTTCATTAATCAAGTACTTCTCCCGTGAGGAGGGGTGGGATAGGGTTAGGGATCTAATGAGAGATGGGGTTATAACCCTAGATCTAGCGGTTAAGGAGGTTGCAAACGCTCTATGGAAAAAAGTTCTGACCTCCTCCCCGCTCTGA